A section of the Acanthochromis polyacanthus isolate Apoly-LR-REF ecotype Palm Island chromosome 1, KAUST_Apoly_ChrSc, whole genome shotgun sequence genome encodes:
- the rdh12 gene encoding retinol dehydrogenase 12 isoform X2: MFVLIAAAGLGLLTLLVIVFAPNIRKYAAGGVCKSSARLDGKTVLITGANTGIGKETALDLAVRGARVIMACRDVEKGEEAAASIRASYSQAQVEVRELDLADTCSIRAFAQQFLREVNHLHILINNAGVMMCPYTKTIDGFEMHIGVNHLGHFLLTSLLIGLLKRSAPARIVVVSSLAHNFGWIRFHDLHSQGSYNSGLAYCQSKLANVLFARELARRLKGTNVTVNSVHPGTVNSDLTRHSTLMTIFFTVFAMFLKTPREGAQTSIYCAVAEELHSISGKHFSDCAPAFVAPQGRSEETARRLWDASCELLGIEWD; this comes from the exons TCGTCCTGATCGCCGCCGCGGGACTCGGACTGCTGACGCTGCTGGTCATCGTGTTCGCTCCGAACATCAG AAAATATGCAGCAGGAGGAGTTTGTAAATCTTCAGCACGACTGGACGGGAAGACGGTTCTCATCACCGGAGCCAACACAGGGATCGGGAAGGAGACGGCGCTGGACCTGGCGGTACGAG GAGCTCGGGTGATCATGGCGTGCAGAGACGTGGAAAAAGGCGAAGAGGCTGCAGCCAGCATACGAGCTTCTTACTCCCAAGCACAAGTGGAGGTCAGAGAGCTGGATTTGGCCGACACCTGCTCCATACGAGCCTTCGCACAGCAGTTCCTGAGAG aggtcAACCACCTTCACATCCTCATCAACAACGCTGGGGTGATGATGTGTCCGTACACGAAAACCATCGATGGCTTTGAGATGCACATTGGAGTCAATCATTTGG GTCACTTCCTGTTGACGTCCCTCCTCATCGGGCTGCTGAAGCGCAGTGCGCCGGCCCGGATCGTGGTCGTCTCGTCTCTGGCCCACAACTTCGGCTGGATCCGCTTCCACGACCTCCACAGTCAGGGCAGCTACAACAGTGGGTTAGCCTACTGCCAGAGCAAACTAGCCAACGTGCTCTTCGCCAGAGAGCTGGCCCGAAGACTCAAAG GTACCAATGTGACGGTGAACTCAGTCCATCCAGGGACGGTGAACTCTGATCTGACCAGACACTCGACCCTCATGACGATATTTTTCACGGTTTTCGCCATGTTCTTGAAAACTCCTCGGGAAGGAGCACAGACCAGCATCTACTGTGCCGTGGCAGAAGAACTGCACTCAATCTCTGGGAAACACTTCAG CGACTGCGCTCCTGCCTTCGTGGCCCCACAGGGAAGAAGCGAGGAGACGGCGAGGAGACTGTGGGACGCCAGCTGCGAGCTTCTGGGCATCGAGTGGGACTGA
- the rdh12 gene encoding retinol dehydrogenase 12 isoform X1, protein MFVLIAAAGLGLLTLLVIVFAPNISNNLWSLLNRKYAAGGVCKSSARLDGKTVLITGANTGIGKETALDLAVRGARVIMACRDVEKGEEAAASIRASYSQAQVEVRELDLADTCSIRAFAQQFLREVNHLHILINNAGVMMCPYTKTIDGFEMHIGVNHLGHFLLTSLLIGLLKRSAPARIVVVSSLAHNFGWIRFHDLHSQGSYNSGLAYCQSKLANVLFARELARRLKGTNVTVNSVHPGTVNSDLTRHSTLMTIFFTVFAMFLKTPREGAQTSIYCAVAEELHSISGKHFSDCAPAFVAPQGRSEETARRLWDASCELLGIEWD, encoded by the exons TCGTCCTGATCGCCGCCGCGGGACTCGGACTGCTGACGCTGCTGGTCATCGTGTTCGCTCCGAACATCAG TAATAATCTCTGGTCGCTGTTGAACAGAAAATATGCAGCAGGAGGAGTTTGTAAATCTTCAGCACGACTGGACGGGAAGACGGTTCTCATCACCGGAGCCAACACAGGGATCGGGAAGGAGACGGCGCTGGACCTGGCGGTACGAG GAGCTCGGGTGATCATGGCGTGCAGAGACGTGGAAAAAGGCGAAGAGGCTGCAGCCAGCATACGAGCTTCTTACTCCCAAGCACAAGTGGAGGTCAGAGAGCTGGATTTGGCCGACACCTGCTCCATACGAGCCTTCGCACAGCAGTTCCTGAGAG aggtcAACCACCTTCACATCCTCATCAACAACGCTGGGGTGATGATGTGTCCGTACACGAAAACCATCGATGGCTTTGAGATGCACATTGGAGTCAATCATTTGG GTCACTTCCTGTTGACGTCCCTCCTCATCGGGCTGCTGAAGCGCAGTGCGCCGGCCCGGATCGTGGTCGTCTCGTCTCTGGCCCACAACTTCGGCTGGATCCGCTTCCACGACCTCCACAGTCAGGGCAGCTACAACAGTGGGTTAGCCTACTGCCAGAGCAAACTAGCCAACGTGCTCTTCGCCAGAGAGCTGGCCCGAAGACTCAAAG GTACCAATGTGACGGTGAACTCAGTCCATCCAGGGACGGTGAACTCTGATCTGACCAGACACTCGACCCTCATGACGATATTTTTCACGGTTTTCGCCATGTTCTTGAAAACTCCTCGGGAAGGAGCACAGACCAGCATCTACTGTGCCGTGGCAGAAGAACTGCACTCAATCTCTGGGAAACACTTCAG CGACTGCGCTCCTGCCTTCGTGGCCCCACAGGGAAGAAGCGAGGAGACGGCGAGGAGACTGTGGGACGCCAGCTGCGAGCTTCTGGGCATCGAGTGGGACTGA